The proteins below are encoded in one region of Leptotrichia sp. oral taxon 218:
- the aroF gene encoding 3-deoxy-7-phosphoheptulonate synthase, which produces MIIKVDENISQENMEKLLKRVEELNLQPHLSYGSEYTIIGLVGDTSVIDVNRVLAIEGVLDVQRVQEPYKRASRKFHPEDTVVKVGDVEIGGNNLVMMAGPCSVENEEQIMTAARIVKKYGATMLRGGVVKPRTSPYAFQGLGMEGIELMKKAKEETGLPIICEVMSISQLHEFGPHVDMIQLGARNMQNFDLLKEVGKTNIPVLLKRGLSATIEEWLMSAEYILAGGNENVVLCERGIRTYETAYRNVLDLNAVPMIKKLTHLPIIVDSAHSTGKYWMVEPLGMAGVAAGADGLMVEVHPEPDKALSDGPQSLKEDVFKHLMENVEKIANVLGKSFKAK; this is translated from the coding sequence ATGATTATAAAAGTAGATGAAAATATTTCACAGGAAAATATGGAAAAATTGTTGAAAAGAGTGGAAGAGCTTAATTTACAGCCACATTTGTCTTATGGAAGTGAATATACAATAATTGGATTAGTTGGAGATACAAGTGTTATAGATGTGAACAGAGTTTTGGCAATTGAAGGAGTGCTTGATGTGCAAAGAGTGCAAGAACCGTACAAAAGAGCGAGCAGAAAATTTCATCCAGAAGATACGGTTGTAAAAGTGGGAGATGTAGAAATTGGTGGAAATAATCTTGTGATGATGGCAGGACCTTGTTCGGTTGAAAATGAAGAGCAAATTATGACAGCGGCAAGAATAGTGAAAAAATATGGAGCAACAATGTTAAGGGGTGGAGTAGTAAAACCAAGAACATCGCCATATGCGTTCCAAGGTCTAGGAATGGAAGGAATTGAATTGATGAAAAAGGCAAAAGAGGAAACAGGACTTCCAATAATATGTGAAGTGATGTCGATTTCACAATTGCATGAATTTGGTCCACACGTTGATATGATTCAGCTTGGAGCAAGAAATATGCAGAACTTTGATTTATTAAAGGAAGTTGGGAAAACAAATATTCCAGTACTTTTGAAAAGAGGTCTAAGTGCGACAATAGAAGAATGGCTTATGTCGGCTGAATATATTTTGGCAGGAGGAAATGAAAATGTGGTTCTTTGTGAAAGAGGAATAAGAACTTATGAAACCGCTTATAGAAATGTGCTTGACTTAAATGCAGTTCCAATGATAAAAAAATTGACACATTTACCAATAATAGTTGATTCAGCTCACTCTACAGGAAAATATTGGATGGTAGAACCACTTGGAATGGCAGGAGTGGCAGCAGGAGCAGATGGACTTATGGTAGAAGTTCATCCAGAACCAGATAAAGCATTGTCAGATGGACCACAATCGTTGAAAGAAGATGTATTTAAACATTTGATGGAAAATGTGGAAAAAATTGCAAATGTATTGGGGAAAAGTTTTAAAGCGAAATAA
- a CDS encoding peptidase — translation MKLDCKKKIYFGMMALFLTGMAFSTVSFAKTVNKSKIIKSVSADNAIVDVKSYGFVDLEGAKTSAIIVEYNQNIKADSVNKNDYEITDYAIYSEKKDGFEKTVEIDRDNTKGNEGQITKVYVNDKPEISKNGGTKEGKYVIIEVNTDYMLTGQNLSYTSTMMAGVKQIGEVVGKNGKIAAGTREISNYTLEDKTQTRPTGETVKQTVIKADKNKIILPEFDKNSGWKINYIGNGGFKATKAYSEYTGKYEDFEMPYAIYVPNKEVLEKNKGNISVVLHMEHAGANDIDPMASLTSTKAAAKMASKELQEKNPAIIIVPQVEESRRSTNDVVSSSEANTAIWELLDSVLKEYKGYINESRIYGTGQSMGGMLLLDMAAQRDNFFAGVAILGSQWSNNYNKDFQNNGAAARSPQNDLISFNGFGLDKKNYQNWYYMISDDNILVHTAADDLMATSLWKTIQEYFKATGVEISHNEWDPYLSVEEQNKIDKKMTTHDNTKPGTGINWGEFSRGSHMSTWKYGYQIDYPFEWLFEQRRETAQARGKVEQLKNKWIGRDKNGNIKKGSGTAGLNTAQYTPNGKNDTYIEDWKPYVIVSKLISDIPNAEKIVLNNRTGEKYTKKSYLEMVHKLYNLLSKEDKKKVTNYDELVKAEK, via the coding sequence ATGAAATTAGATTGTAAAAAGAAAATATATTTTGGAATGATGGCTTTATTTTTGACAGGAATGGCATTTAGTACAGTTTCTTTTGCAAAAACTGTGAATAAAAGTAAAATTATAAAATCGGTTTCGGCTGATAATGCGATTGTTGATGTCAAATCTTATGGTTTTGTTGATTTAGAAGGTGCTAAAACTTCGGCAATTATTGTTGAGTATAATCAGAATATTAAAGCTGATTCTGTAAATAAAAATGATTATGAAATTACAGATTATGCGATTTACAGCGAGAAAAAAGATGGTTTTGAGAAGACTGTGGAAATTGATAGGGATAATACAAAAGGGAATGAAGGGCAAATCACAAAAGTTTATGTTAACGATAAGCCAGAAATTTCTAAAAATGGTGGTACTAAAGAAGGAAAATATGTAATTATTGAAGTGAATACAGATTATATGCTTACTGGACAAAATTTATCCTATACAAGTACAATGATGGCTGGTGTGAAACAAATTGGAGAAGTTGTTGGTAAGAATGGAAAAATTGCTGCTGGAACGAGGGAAATTTCAAATTATACTTTGGAAGATAAAACGCAAACTAGACCAACAGGTGAAACAGTTAAGCAAACTGTTATTAAAGCAGATAAAAATAAAATTATTTTGCCAGAGTTTGACAAAAATAGTGGATGGAAAATAAATTATATTGGAAATGGAGGATTTAAAGCAACTAAGGCATATAGTGAATATACTGGAAAATATGAGGATTTTGAAATGCCTTATGCAATTTATGTTCCAAATAAAGAAGTTTTAGAAAAAAATAAAGGAAATATCTCGGTTGTACTTCATATGGAACACGCAGGGGCAAATGACATTGATCCAATGGCTTCGCTTACTTCTACAAAAGCAGCTGCAAAAATGGCGAGTAAAGAACTTCAAGAGAAAAATCCAGCAATAATCATTGTTCCACAAGTTGAAGAAAGTCGTCGTTCTACAAATGATGTTGTTTCTTCAAGTGAAGCAAATACAGCAATTTGGGAACTTCTGGATTCTGTTTTGAAGGAATATAAAGGATATATTAATGAAAGCCGTATTTATGGAACTGGTCAATCTATGGGAGGAATGCTTCTTTTAGATATGGCAGCACAAAGAGATAATTTTTTTGCAGGAGTAGCAATTTTAGGATCTCAATGGTCTAATAATTATAATAAAGATTTTCAAAATAATGGTGCAGCAGCTCGTTCGCCACAAAATGATCTGATTAGTTTTAATGGATTTGGACTTGATAAAAAGAATTATCAGAATTGGTATTATATGATTTCTGATGATAATATATTGGTTCATACGGCTGCAGATGATTTGATGGCAACAAGTTTGTGGAAAACAATTCAGGAATATTTTAAGGCTACAGGAGTTGAAATTTCACACAACGAATGGGATCCTTATCTTTCTGTTGAAGAGCAAAATAAAATTGATAAAAAAATGACAACTCATGATAATACAAAACCAGGTACAGGAATAAACTGGGGAGAATTTAGTAGAGGTTCTCATATGTCGACTTGGAAATATGGATATCAAATAGATTATCCATTTGAATGGTTATTTGAACAAAGACGTGAAACTGCTCAAGCTCGTGGAAAAGTGGAACAACTAAAAAATAAATGGATTGGTCGTGATAAAAATGGAAATATTAAAAAGGGTTCAGGAACTGCTGGATTGAACACGGCTCAATATACACCTAATGGAAAAAATGATACCTATATAGAAGATTGGAAACCTTATGTTATTGTAAGTAAATTGATAAGTGATATTCCAAATGCAGAAAAAATAGTATTGAATAATAGAACTGGTGAAAAATACACGAAAAAATCATATTTAGAAATGGTTCATAAATTGTATAATTTACTTTCAAAAGAGGACAAAAAGAAAGTTACAAATTATGATGAATTGGTAAAAGCAGAAAAATAG
- a CDS encoding HAD family hydrolase: protein MYKAVISDLDGTLIAKGHYISPVTIDTIKKIMAKGIKFYIASGRSYEQIGYVTEQLDIKIPVIAANGARIFDGDGKLIYERGLNKEDSDAILDLDYKNIAKKSHLNIFSGNEWIITKGTAQDVFDRITNQVKVNFREVPETELKNLDILKIFYIGDHEELLKLEKEILKVTKGVNVIFVTDQCMEIMSKGANKGLAAKFLLEKENVKLEEAIAFGDGENDFELLTMVGKGYAMGNAIDRLKNLLPSDFEYVGKNMEDGEALKLQELFLK from the coding sequence ATGTATAAAGCAGTTATTAGCGATTTGGATGGAACATTAATTGCCAAAGGACATTATATCTCGCCTGTTACCATTGATACGATAAAAAAAATAATGGCAAAAGGTATTAAATTTTATATTGCTTCTGGAAGAAGTTATGAGCAAATTGGTTATGTGACTGAACAGCTTGACATAAAAATTCCTGTGATTGCTGCAAATGGTGCAAGAATTTTTGATGGAGATGGGAAGTTGATTTATGAAAGAGGATTAAATAAAGAAGACTCTGATGCAATACTTGATTTAGATTATAAAAATATTGCAAAAAAATCTCATCTTAATATTTTTTCTGGGAATGAATGGATTATAACAAAAGGGACAGCGCAAGATGTTTTTGACAGAATAACTAATCAGGTAAAAGTTAATTTTAGGGAAGTTCCAGAAACAGAATTAAAAAATTTGGATATTTTAAAAATTTTTTATATCGGTGACCACGAAGAGCTTTTAAAATTGGAAAAGGAAATTTTGAAGGTGACTAAAGGTGTAAATGTGATTTTTGTTACAGACCAATGTATGGAAATTATGTCAAAAGGAGCTAATAAAGGACTTGCAGCGAAATTTTTGCTGGAAAAGGAAAATGTAAAATTGGAAGAAGCTATAGCTTTTGGCGATGGAGAAAATGACTTTGAGCTGCTTACGATGGTTGGAAAAGGTTACGCTATGGGAAATGCCATTGATAGACTGAAAAATTTATTGCCAAGTGATTTTGAATATGTAGGAAAAAATATGGAAGATGGTGAAGCGCTAAAATTGCAGGAATTGTTTTTAAAATAA
- a CDS encoding DUF2262 domain-containing protein: MDNKIIKDEIFGEIKNFETEVEWLGRKISVSFDGGIGHNWSEEKKVEEVKGAIEQFKIMYLNQKEWDERIRDRIVEDLRWLAEDWFSSVDEEDVDEMIEILEKNSNSKFTEKEKEELKEQKVSKEVFKNGIYLEGLHITSDGDFTVYYYDDEVFFAGHGIELMGNINGEFRGEADIVG; the protein is encoded by the coding sequence ATGGATAATAAAATTATTAAAGATGAAATTTTTGGAGAAATAAAAAATTTTGAAACTGAAGTTGAGTGGCTTGGGAGAAAAATAAGTGTGAGTTTTGATGGTGGAATTGGGCATAATTGGAGTGAAGAGAAAAAAGTAGAAGAAGTTAAAGGAGCAATTGAACAATTTAAAATTATGTATCTTAATCAAAAAGAATGGGATGAGAGAATAAGGGATAGAATTGTGGAAGATTTGCGTTGGTTAGCAGAAGATTGGTTTTCTTCAGTAGATGAGGAAGATGTGGATGAAATGATAGAAATACTTGAAAAAAATTCAAATTCTAAATTTACGGAAAAAGAAAAGGAAGAGTTAAAAGAACAAAAAGTTTCAAAAGAAGTTTTTAAAAATGGGATTTATCTTGAAGGGTTGCATATAACTTCTGATGGAGATTTTACGGTGTACTATTATGATGATGAAGTATTTTTTGCAGGGCATGGGATTGAATTAATGGGGAATATTAACGGGGAATTTAGAGGTGAAGCGGATATTGTAGGATAA
- the aroA gene encoding 3-phosphoshikimate 1-carboxyvinyltransferase, producing the protein MKIKIKPSTLNGKIEIPPSKSYSHRAVIAAALAESEKKSMIDNLKFSVDITTTTDIMENWGAKIKRFESALEIVGNDGKVVPKDKYVQCNESGSTIRFLIPVGITSENELIFDGKGKLVDRPLDSYYKIFEEQGLKYETTVGKLPLTVNGKLKAGNYEIDGNISSQFITGLLYALPLLDGDSKLIINKNLESKGYIDLTLEILQLAGIEIKNNDYKSFEIKGNQSYKPFDYTVEGDYSQVAFWIVAGIISANRDNEVKCLHVNKNSLQGDREIIEIVTRMGANLEIFDDYVIVKPSKTKGTVIDISQCPDIAPILTVLAALSEGETRIINGERLRIKESDRITSIKTELNKLGANVAEKGDSLITQGVQGFTGGVTVSAWNDHRIAMSLAVASSRCEKEIVLEEAESVRKSYPHFWDDFVKMGGEIEVIEK; encoded by the coding sequence ATGAAAATAAAAATAAAACCAAGTACATTAAATGGAAAAATAGAAATACCACCGTCAAAAAGTTATTCGCATAGAGCGGTGATTGCAGCGGCATTAGCCGAAAGTGAGAAGAAGTCGATGATTGATAATTTAAAGTTTTCTGTGGATATTACTACAACAACGGATATTATGGAAAATTGGGGAGCGAAAATTAAAAGATTTGAAAGTGCTCTTGAGATTGTTGGGAATGATGGGAAAGTTGTTCCGAAGGATAAGTATGTGCAATGTAATGAGTCGGGGTCTACGATTAGATTTTTGATTCCTGTTGGGATTACGAGCGAGAATGAATTGATTTTTGATGGGAAAGGGAAATTGGTGGATAGACCGCTGGATTCGTATTATAAAATTTTTGAGGAGCAAGGGTTGAAGTATGAGACGACTGTTGGGAAATTGCCACTTACAGTTAATGGAAAATTGAAGGCTGGGAATTATGAGATTGACGGAAATATTAGTTCGCAGTTTATTACTGGGCTTTTGTATGCTTTGCCACTTCTTGATGGGGATTCTAAGCTGATTATTAATAAAAATTTGGAGTCGAAGGGGTACATTGATTTGACGCTGGAAATTTTGCAGTTAGCTGGGATTGAGATAAAAAATAATGATTATAAATCGTTTGAGATAAAAGGTAATCAGAGTTATAAGCCTTTTGATTATACTGTTGAAGGTGATTATTCGCAAGTGGCATTTTGGATTGTCGCGGGGATAATTTCGGCGAATCGTGATAATGAAGTGAAATGTTTGCATGTGAATAAAAATTCGTTGCAAGGAGATAGGGAAATTATTGAGATTGTTACTAGAATGGGTGCAAATCTTGAGATTTTTGATGATTATGTGATTGTGAAGCCATCTAAAACAAAAGGAACTGTGATTGATATTTCTCAATGTCCTGATATTGCACCGATTTTGACTGTGCTTGCTGCATTGAGTGAAGGGGAGACTCGGATTATTAATGGAGAAAGACTTAGAATTAAGGAGTCAGATAGAATTACTTCAATAAAAACTGAGCTTAATAAACTTGGTGCGAATGTGGCTGAGAAAGGGGATAGCTTGATTACTCAAGGTGTACAAGGATTTACTGGTGGAGTTACGGTGAGTGCTTGGAATGACCATAGAATTGCGATGTCTCTAGCAGTTGCGTCATCTCGATGTGAAAAAGAGATTGTTTTGGAAGAAGCTGAAAGTGTCAGAAAATCTTATCCGCATTTCTGGGATGATTTTGTAAAAATGGGTGGAGAGATTGAAGTTATTGAGAAGTAA
- the aroB gene encoding 3-dehydroquinate synthase, with the protein MEKLHVGLGKNSYDIMIGENFFEEFPKYIGEVYTGKKLFVITDSNVHEIYEEKYKEMFKGFNYSIFVLQAGEKHKHIGIMPSIYSAMVNEGLTRKDMVVAFGGGVVGDIAGFAAASYMRGIGFIQIPTTIVSQVDSSVGGKVGVDLPEGKNLVGAFHQPKLVLIDNYFLNTLTDRYFYDGFGEIVKYGCIYDKNFFDRLVEIVEKVGVSQDDENYIQKLREHLMKYVNELVYRSCEIKKEVVEKDEKESNLRMILNFGHTIGHAIEQFTNYEKYSHGEAISAGMVDITKIGEKKGFTKEGEAVKIAKLLKALNLPTEIEYPKDEIAKIMKRDKKSTNDGINFVILKEIGEVEIMKIGAEEIFE; encoded by the coding sequence ATGGAAAAATTACATGTTGGATTGGGAAAAAATTCTTATGATATTATGATTGGGGAAAATTTTTTTGAGGAATTTCCAAAATATATTGGAGAAGTTTATACTGGGAAAAAATTGTTTGTAATTACAGACTCGAATGTTCATGAGATTTATGAAGAAAAGTATAAAGAAATGTTTAAAGGATTTAATTATAGTATATTTGTGCTACAAGCTGGAGAAAAACATAAGCATATTGGGATAATGCCTTCGATTTATTCGGCTATGGTGAATGAAGGGCTTACGAGAAAGGATATGGTTGTTGCATTTGGTGGCGGAGTTGTTGGAGATATTGCTGGATTTGCAGCGGCTAGTTATATGCGTGGGATTGGGTTTATTCAAATTCCTACAACAATAGTTTCGCAAGTTGACAGCAGTGTTGGAGGAAAAGTTGGAGTTGATTTGCCTGAGGGGAAAAATCTTGTTGGGGCATTTCATCAGCCAAAACTTGTTTTAATTGATAATTATTTTTTAAATACATTAACTGATAGATATTTTTACGATGGATTTGGGGAAATTGTGAAATATGGATGTATTTATGATAAGAATTTTTTTGATAGACTTGTGGAAATTGTGGAAAAAGTTGGGGTTTCGCAAGATGATGAAAATTATATACAAAAATTGCGTGAACATTTGATGAAGTATGTGAATGAGCTTGTTTATCGTTCTTGTGAGATAAAGAAGGAAGTTGTGGAAAAAGATGAGAAGGAAAGCAACTTGAGAATGATATTGAATTTTGGGCATACGATTGGTCATGCGATTGAGCAGTTTACAAATTATGAAAAATATTCGCACGGAGAGGCGATTTCTGCTGGGATGGTGGATATTACGAAAATTGGAGAGAAAAAAGGATTTACTAAAGAAGGGGAAGCTGTGAAGATTGCGAAATTGCTTAAAGCATTGAATTTGCCAACTGAAATTGAGTATCCAAAAGATGAGATTGCTAAGATTATGAAAAGGGATAAGAAAAGTACGAATGACGGGATTAATTTTGTAATTTTGAAGGAAATTGGGGAAGTTGAGATTATGAAGATTGGGGCGGAAGAGATTTTTGAGTAA
- a CDS encoding prephenate dehydrogenase, which produces MMKNNLKKIEDLTVTIVGLGVIGAAFAQSFREIGIKTIYGIDIDEETLKKAEEKNMINKGFLETKDPLEKSDFVVITLYPNLMKSFFVNNIDNFKENAIITDVVGIKEKIIGDIDPIIEESNKKNGKNIDFIFGHPMAGREKRGIDFADNRVFQNANYIIIKDEKNKKENLELLSEIVRLMGFKKVSFLTAQEHDEIIAFTSQLTHAIAVSLVNSDSEKYDTNRFIGDSYRDLTRIAKINEDLWAELFMGNKKNLLKMIQQFEKELDVIKDALNNNDLGTLKEKFIISTKRREKID; this is translated from the coding sequence ATGATGAAAAATAATTTGAAAAAAATAGAAGATTTGACAGTAACGATTGTTGGGCTTGGAGTGATTGGAGCTGCTTTTGCACAGAGTTTTAGGGAGATTGGTATTAAGACGATTTATGGAATTGATATTGATGAGGAAACTTTGAAAAAGGCAGAGGAGAAAAATATGATAAATAAAGGGTTTCTTGAAACTAAGGACCCTTTGGAAAAATCAGATTTTGTTGTAATTACTCTTTATCCTAACTTGATGAAATCGTTTTTTGTGAATAATATTGATAATTTTAAGGAAAATGCCATAATTACTGATGTTGTGGGTATTAAGGAGAAAATTATTGGAGATATTGATCCGATTATTGAGGAAAGTAATAAAAAGAATGGGAAAAATATTGACTTTATTTTTGGACATCCGATGGCAGGGCGTGAAAAAAGAGGAATTGATTTTGCGGATAATCGTGTTTTTCAAAATGCAAATTATATAATTATTAAGGATGAAAAAAATAAAAAGGAAAATTTGGAATTACTTTCGGAAATTGTAAGATTGATGGGATTCAAGAAGGTTAGTTTTCTTACGGCACAGGAACATGATGAGATTATTGCGTTTACGAGTCAGCTTACTCATGCGATTGCGGTTTCACTTGTGAATAGTGATAGTGAGAAGTATGATACAAATCGTTTTATTGGAGATTCTTATCGAGATTTGACGAGAATTGCAAAAATAAATGAAGATTTGTGGGCAGAGCTGTTTATGGGGAACAAAAAAAATCTTTTGAAAATGATACAGCAGTTTGAAAAAGAACTGGATGTAATTAAAGATGCCTTGAATAATAATGATTTGGGGACATTAAAAGAGAAATTTATAATTTCTACGAAACGTAGGGAGAAAATAGATTAA
- a CDS encoding GNAT family N-acetyltransferase, whose protein sequence is MENNSEKKKYLKTLVGDNIYFSPISLDDIEKYTEMVNDIKVSVGLGSVSYTNITDFESEKEFLTLIKKEKMFAVRLLENDELLGNIGFNSLDMVNRNGALGVLIGNTKHQRKGYGTEALKLILDYGFSFLNLRNISLKVFEYNEPAYNMYKKIGFKEVGRLRKAVEIMGKTYDIIIMDMLKEEFQSVYIKRELEKRYNLK, encoded by the coding sequence ATGGAAAATAATTCTGAAAAGAAAAAGTATTTGAAAACACTAGTTGGAGATAATATTTATTTTTCACCAATTTCTCTTGATGATATTGAAAAGTATACTGAGATGGTTAATGATATAAAAGTTTCAGTTGGTTTAGGCTCTGTTTCTTATACAAATATTACAGATTTTGAAAGTGAAAAGGAATTTTTAACTTTAATAAAAAAAGAAAAAATGTTTGCTGTTAGACTACTTGAAAACGATGAACTTTTGGGAAATATTGGATTTAATTCATTAGATATGGTAAATAGAAACGGTGCATTGGGAGTTCTAATAGGAAATACTAAACATCAGCGAAAAGGTTATGGAACAGAAGCTCTGAAATTAATACTTGATTATGGTTTCTCATTTTTAAATTTGAGAAATATATCGCTAAAAGTATTCGAATATAATGAACCAGCCTATAATATGTATAAAAAAATTGGCTTTAAGGAAGTAGGACGGTTACGGAAAGCGGTTGAAATTATGGGAAAAACTTATGATATTATTATAATGGATATGTTAAAAGAAGAGTTTCAGTCGGTTTATATAAAAAGAGAACTTGAAAAAAGATATAACTTGAAATAA
- the aroF gene encoding 3-deoxy-7-phosphoheptulonate synthase produces MIIKVDGKIDKSVLERLIKRLEEENNVKVKPIIGAEYSILGLVGDISSIDIKHIQSLEYVIDVQRVQEPYKRASRKFHPEDTIVKVGDVEIGGNNLVMMAGPCSVENEEQIMTAARIVKKYGATMLRGGVVKPRTSPYAFQGLGMEGIELMKKAKEETGLPIICEVMSIAQLHEFGPHVDMIQLGARNMQNFDLLKAVGKTNIPVLLKRGLSATIEEWLMSAEYILAGGNENVVLCERGIRTYETAYRNVLDLNAVPMIKKLTHLPIIVDSAHSTGKYWMVEPLGMAGVAAGADGLMVEVHPEPDKALSDGPQSLKEDVFKHLMENVEKIANVLGKSFKSK; encoded by the coding sequence ATGATTATAAAAGTAGATGGGAAAATTGATAAAAGCGTATTAGAAAGATTGATAAAAAGATTGGAAGAAGAAAATAATGTTAAAGTGAAGCCAATTATTGGGGCAGAATATTCAATTTTAGGGTTAGTTGGAGATATTAGCTCTATTGATATTAAGCATATTCAATCTTTAGAATATGTAATTGATGTTCAAAGGGTTCAAGAGCCGTACAAGAGAGCAAGTAGAAAATTTCATCCAGAAGATACAATTGTAAAAGTTGGAGATGTAGAAATTGGAGGAAATAATCTTGTGATGATGGCAGGACCTTGTTCGGTTGAAAATGAAGAACAAATTATGACAGCGGCAAGAATAGTGAAAAAATATGGAGCAACAATGTTGAGAGGTGGAGTAGTAAAACCTAGAACATCGCCATATGCGTTCCAAGGACTAGGAATGGAAGGAATTGAATTGATGAAAAAGGCAAAAGAAGAAACAGGACTTCCAATAATCTGTGAAGTAATGTCGATTGCACAATTGCATGAATTCGGTCCACATGTTGATATGATTCAGCTTGGAGCAAGAAATATGCAAAACTTTGATTTATTGAAAGCAGTTGGAAAAACAAATATTCCAGTACTTTTAAAAAGAGGACTTAGTGCGACAATAGAAGAATGGCTAATGTCAGCTGAATATATTTTGGCAGGAGGAAATGAAAATGTAGTTCTTTGTGAAAGAGGGATAAGAACTTATGAAACAGCTTATAGAAATGTGCTTGACTTAAATGCAGTTCCGATGATAAAAAAATTGACACATTTACCAATAATAGTTGATTCAGCTCACTCTACAGGAAAATACTGGATGGTAGAACCACTTGGAATGGCAGGAGTGGCAGCAGGAGCAGATGGACTTATGGTAGAAGTTCATCCAGAACCAGATAAAGCGTTGTCAGATGGACCACAATCGTTGAAAGAAGATGTATTTAAACATTTGATGGAAAATGTGGAAAAAATTGCAAATGTGTTGGGGAAAAGTTTTAAATCAAAATAA
- a CDS encoding RNA-guided endonuclease TnpB family protein, which translates to MKYNLAFKYRIYPNKDQELLIDKTFGCVRFVYNTILYTANKIYEETGKNKIITPASLKSENQFLKEVDSLALSNAQLNVKRSFTNFFQKRAKFPRFKSKKNNVKSYTTNCVNNSIRIEENKYLVLPKLKKVKLKYHREITKDYKIKSVTLTNSNGNYYVSVLTEFEKEIQKIPSNDKVIGLDFSMSELFVSSENQRADYPRYFRMLEKKLKKLQKSLSRKVKFSKNWYKQKAKISKLHEYIKNCRRDFLHKLSKKLSKEHNAVIVEDLNMKGMSQALNFGKSVGDNGWGMFLRMLEYKLMFLGKQFLKIDKWFPSSKTCSKCGNIKEELKLSERSYKCECCGIEIDRDYNAALNIRDVGKEMLKY; encoded by the coding sequence ATGAAATATAATTTAGCATTCAAATATAGAATTTATCCAAATAAAGATCAAGAATTGTTGATAGACAAGACTTTTGGATGTGTTCGTTTTGTTTACAATACGATTTTGTACACTGCTAATAAAATTTATGAAGAAACTGGAAAAAATAAAATAATTACACCTGCCAGTTTGAAAAGTGAAAACCAATTTTTGAAAGAAGTAGACAGCCTGGCACTTTCAAATGCTCAATTGAATGTAAAACGATCGTTTACGAATTTCTTTCAAAAGAGAGCGAAATTTCCAAGGTTCAAATCTAAAAAGAATAATGTTAAAAGTTATACAACAAATTGTGTGAATAATTCAATACGAATTGAAGAAAATAAATATTTGGTTTTGCCAAAATTGAAAAAAGTTAAATTAAAATATCATAGAGAAATAACAAAAGATTACAAGATAAAGTCAGTAACATTGACAAATAGTAATGGAAATTACTATGTTTCTGTTTTGACGGAATTTGAAAAAGAAATTCAAAAAATACCAAGTAATGATAAAGTGATTGGACTTGATTTTTCAATGTCTGAATTATTTGTCAGCTCTGAAAACCAAAGGGCTGATTATCCAAGATATTTTAGGATGTTGGAGAAAAAATTGAAGAAATTACAGAAATCATTATCAAGAAAAGTAAAGTTTTCTAAAAATTGGTATAAACAAAAAGCAAAAATATCAAAATTACATGAATATATTAAAAATTGTCGAAGAGATTTTTTGCATAAATTATCAAAAAAATTGTCCAAAGAACATAATGCTGTGATTGTCGAGGATTTGAATATGAAAGGGATGAGCCAGGCATTAAATTTTGGGAAAAGTGTAGGAGATAATGGATGGGGAATGTTTTTGAGGATGCTTGAGTATAAGTTGATGTTTTTAGGGAAACAATTTTTGAAGATAGATAAGTGGTTTCCGTCGTCGAAAACTTGTAGTAAATGCGGAAATATTAAAGAGGAACTGAAATTATCAGAAAGAAGCTATAAATGTGAGTGTTGCGGAATTGAGATTGATAGAGATTACAATGCGGCACTTAATATAAGAGATGTTGGAAAAGAAATGTTGAAATATTAG